The Bdellovibrio sp. NC01 genome includes the window TTGATCGAAATCAACAATCACAAACTTGTTGTGAAAGAGGAAGGCCGTCCTTTCCTTCGCAATGCGTGTGTGTTCTTCGATGAACGTTTGAAAACAAAACAACCTCAGACAAAAATCTTTTCGCAATCTATATGAAAAAAGTCAGCGTCATTGGCGCTGGCTTTGCGGGCCTGACGGTTTCGCTTCGACTTGCGCAAAAAGGATTCACTGTCGATCTTTATGAAAAGTCTGCCCGTGTGGGTGGACTTTTGGGGACTGATCAAACCGAGTACGGTATTGCGGAGCGAGCTGCGAATGCTTTGATGCGCACAAAAAAGTCTGAAGACTTATTTACCGAACTGGGTGTTGAAAAAAGTCTGCCCCTGAAAGAATCCCGTCGTCGTTTTATTTATCGTTATACTCCGAAACAATGGCCGCTGACATTCCTTGAGACTTTGTTCTTTATTGGCAAAGTTGTTCCACGCGCCTTGTTTGCAAAAAAATCCATGAAGCCGGTTGCAGGTGAAACTTTAGAAAGCTGGGGTCAGCGCATCTTGGGTGGCACTGCGACCGAGCACATCTTGGGACCTGCGATGCAGGGAATTTATGGCAACGATATCTCGGGTTTGAGTTCTAAATTGATCCTGTCTCCCCTATTCACGAAAAAGAAAAAAGACGGTTACAAAGGACTGTTAACGGGTCCCGGCGGTATGCAGGATCTTGTGAATCACTTGGAAACTCGCCTGCGTGCATTGGGTGTTCATATTCATTTGAATTCGGAAGTCAATGTGGCGAAACTTGACGGTCCCGTGATAGTCGCGACTTCTGCATCAACGGCTGCGAAGTTGTTAGAAACAGCGGAGCCCGAAACTTCGTCCGTTCTTAAAAAAATCCGCATGTCTTCATTGATGAGTGTCACGATGTTCTTCAAAAAGCCGCAAGAGACTTACAAAGGCTTTGGCTGCTTGATCCCGCGGGGCTTTGATCTGAAAGCTTTAGGTGTCTTGATGAACTCCTACATCTTTAAAGATCGCGATAAGACTTATAACGAAACATGGATCCTAGGCGGCGTGAAAGAGGCGCAACTTTTAGATCTGAGCGATGCCGAGCTTTTAAAGCTTATCGCCGAAGAGCGCTTCAGAATTCTTGGCAACAAAGAAGGCCTTCTTGATTATCGCATCAACCGTTGGCACGAAGCTTTGCCGTATTACGATTTAAACCTTGAAAAGGCTCAAGAAGAGCTGACTCAATTGCCTAAAAGCAGATTTGTTCTTCATGGCAATTATTTAAGTGGCATTGGCCTTAGTAAAATTTTAGAACGCAGTGAGATTATTGCAGACGAAATCGCAGGACAACATGGCTAAAACAGGTGTGATTTTATTTAATATCGGGACTCCAAAATCTTATGAAGTTGAAGATGTAAAATCCTATCTTCTGGATTTCCTCATGGATAAAGACGTTATCAATCTGCCGTTCGTGCTACGCTACCCACTGGTGCATGGCTTGATTGTACCGAAGCGTGCGCCCAACTCTGCCGAAAACTACAAAAAAGTATGGATGGAAGAAGGCTCACCACTGTGGGTATATTCCAAACACTTCGCGGATAAATTGCAGAACGAATTGGGATCTGAGTTCGTTGTGAAGATGGGCATGCGCTACAGTGCGCCCCGTATTGAAGATTCTTTGAAAGAACTTGCGGAAGCGAAGGTCGATTCTATTTTGCTGGTACCGATGTTCCCGCAGTACGCCGAAGCAACTACGGGTTCGGTGTTGAAAGAGTTTGAACGTGTTCGCAAAAAGTACGGCGTGCAAATTCCGACTAAAACTTTGCGCGACTTTTATGCCGATCCAAGCTTCATCACTCCATCAGTGGAAATTTTAGATGAAACTTTAAAAAACAAAAAAATCGATCATTACTTG containing:
- the hemH gene encoding ferrochelatase, with protein sequence MAKTGVILFNIGTPKSYEVEDVKSYLLDFLMDKDVINLPFVLRYPLVHGLIVPKRAPNSAENYKKVWMEEGSPLWVYSKHFADKLQNELGSEFVVKMGMRYSAPRIEDSLKELAEAKVDSILLVPMFPQYAEATTGSVLKEFERVRKKYGVQIPTKTLRDFYADPSFITPSVEILDETLKNKKIDHYLFSFHGLPESHIRKNEGCLRSEDCCFEKSACDKPCYRAQCFATATKIAESLNLAPSHWSVSFQSRLGRAEWLKPATDHTLEVLAKTGKKNVAVICPSFVADCIETLEEIAIGGQETFKHAGGEGFYMIPCVNENNSWVTGFASLLKAQVKESETVTAE
- a CDS encoding NAD(P)/FAD-dependent oxidoreductase, translated to MKKVSVIGAGFAGLTVSLRLAQKGFTVDLYEKSARVGGLLGTDQTEYGIAERAANALMRTKKSEDLFTELGVEKSLPLKESRRRFIYRYTPKQWPLTFLETLFFIGKVVPRALFAKKSMKPVAGETLESWGQRILGGTATEHILGPAMQGIYGNDISGLSSKLILSPLFTKKKKDGYKGLLTGPGGMQDLVNHLETRLRALGVHIHLNSEVNVAKLDGPVIVATSASTAAKLLETAEPETSSVLKKIRMSSLMSVTMFFKKPQETYKGFGCLIPRGFDLKALGVLMNSYIFKDRDKTYNETWILGGVKEAQLLDLSDAELLKLIAEERFRILGNKEGLLDYRINRWHEALPYYDLNLEKAQEELTQLPKSRFVLHGNYLSGIGLSKILERSEIIADEIAGQHG